A stretch of the Nicotiana tabacum cultivar K326 chromosome 6, ASM71507v2, whole genome shotgun sequence genome encodes the following:
- the LOC107822318 gene encoding putative calcium-binding protein CML18: MSGDAPQKLDDEQIAELREIFRSFDRNNDGSLTQLELGSLLRSLGLKPSNDQLEDLIQKADRNSNGLIEFSEFVALVAPELIPAKCPYSEEQLKKIFQMFDRDGNGLITAAELAHSMAKLGHALTQEELTGMIKEADRDGDGCISFEEFAQAMTSAAFDNSWT, from the coding sequence ATGAGCGGAGATGCGCCGCAGAAGCTAGACGATGAGCAAATTGCGGAGCTTCGTGAGATTTTCCGGTCATTTGATCGGAATAACGACGGAAGCTTAACGCAACTTGAACTCGGATCATTACTCCGATCCTTAGGATTAAAGCCGAGTAATGATCAATTGGAGGATTTAATCCAAAAGGCGGACAGGAACAGCAATGGTTTGATCGAGTTCTCGGAATTTGTAGCTTTGGTAGCGCCGGAGCTCATACCAGCGAAATGTCCGTACTCGGAGGAACAACTGAAGAAGATTTTTCAGATGTTTGATAGGGACGGCAATGGTTTGATAACCGCGGCGGAGTTGGCACATTCGATGGCAAAATTAGGACATGCGCTTACACAAGAGGAGCTAACAGGGATGATTAAGGAAGCTGATAGAGATGGTGATGGTTGTATTAGCTTTGAGGAGTTTGCTCAGGCTATGACTTCCGCTGCGTTTGACAATTCATGGACATGA
- the LOC107822317 gene encoding binding partner of ACD11 1, with the protein MSVRTVKVSNVSLGASEQDIKEFFSFSGDIEYVEMISENERSQIAYVTFKDPQGAETAVLLSGATIVDQSVIVALEPDYELPPTAPVPIKATERANAAGGGSAIQKAEDVVSSMLAKGFILGKDAVNKAKTFDEKHQFISTASAKVASLDQKIGLSEKINMGTTIVNDKVKEMDQKFQVTEKTKSAFAAAEQTVSTAGSAIMKNRYVLTGASWVTGAFNKVTKAAGEVGQKTKEKMAEEEQGRSSAAGYVPIHAFSESPKASKTEEPAKPSSPKGLIL; encoded by the exons ATGTCG GTTAGAACAGTGAAAGTGAGCAATGTCTCTCTTGGTGCGTCGGAGCAAGATAtcaaggagttcttctcattctcTGGGGATATTGAGTATGTTGAGATGATAAG TGAGAATGAGCGATCTCAAATTGCATATGTCACATTCAAGGATCCCCAGGGTGCAGAAACTGCAGTTCTTCTTTCT GGAGCCACAATTGTTGATCAGTCTGTCATAGTAGCCCTGGAACCTGACTACGAGCTGCCTCCTACAGCTCCAGTGCCAATCAAG GCAACTGAGAGGGCTAATGCAGCTGGTGGTGGATCTGCTATTCAAAAGGCAGAAGATGTTGTGAGCAGCATGTTGGCAAAGGGCTTCATCTTGGGCAAGGATGCAGTTAACAAAGCAAAGACATTTGATGAGAAACACCAGTTCATATCCACTGCATCAGCCAAAGTTGCTTCACTAGATCAAAAAATTGGACTTAGTGAGAAAATCAATATGGGAACAACTATTGTGAATGACAAAGTGAAAGAAATGGACCAGAAGTTCCAAGTTACTGAAAAGACAAAATCAGCTTTTGCAGCTGCTGAGCAGACAGTTAGCACTGCTGGATCAGCCATTATGAAGAACAGATATGTTTTGACAGGGGCATCTTGGGTTACTGGTGCTTTCAATAAGGTCACCAAGGCTGCAGGGGAAGTGGGCCAGAAGACGAAGGAAAAGATGGCAGAAGAAGAACAGGGAAGAAGTTCAGCTGCAGGTTACGTGCCTATACATGCTTTCTCGGAGTCCCCAAAAGCTTCCAAAACCGAGGAACCTGCCAAGCCCTCTTCACCTAAGGGCCTAATTCTCTAG